Proteins found in one Arthrobacter pascens genomic segment:
- a CDS encoding ABC transporter substrate-binding protein, which translates to MKKIFRTAAVVTAAALALAGCGGGAASDPSNVSPTGEIKPREISWLLSRPADGAVINIMKKIADDYAKDHPGFSLNLITTPDRPSYIQKLETLAAANKLPELFDTDATPFAQQLAKQGRMVDAEKLLKSLDVYDDYRPAALDYQRFDDGSLNMIPFQFELEFIWYNKALLQKAGVSVPKSLDDIPAMCTALRSAGITPIAIDGQDQWPLERYVAYQPFREAGPDFVQKLKKGEAKFSDPAGQKTVEWLASLGKAKCFQDGFSSQGYSDAQNQFTAGQAAMYNIGTWELPSLATDKLNPAVRDDIDFFTLPTTEGSVTAANEFVSPSGIGMAVNSKTYDPLVSDFLKFALTKYPAEYAATGALSPTTNVETTVPANATPLYKKALEKAKDLGGKQAMPWDTQLDPTTNGRLQQELVLLVQGNITPEQFTRTMDSTIAQNAPKFFK; encoded by the coding sequence ATGAAGAAGATATTCCGAACCGCCGCTGTGGTTACGGCCGCAGCCCTCGCTCTCGCCGGATGCGGCGGCGGAGCAGCGAGTGACCCTTCCAACGTCAGCCCCACCGGGGAGATCAAGCCCCGTGAAATTTCGTGGCTGCTGTCCCGGCCGGCCGACGGGGCCGTCATCAACATCATGAAGAAGATCGCGGACGACTACGCCAAGGACCACCCGGGTTTCTCGCTCAACCTGATCACCACCCCGGACAGGCCCTCTTACATACAGAAGCTTGAGACCCTCGCCGCCGCGAACAAGCTGCCCGAACTCTTTGATACCGACGCAACACCCTTTGCCCAGCAACTGGCCAAACAAGGAAGAATGGTGGATGCCGAAAAGCTGCTCAAGTCCTTGGACGTCTACGACGACTACCGGCCCGCTGCACTGGACTACCAGCGCTTCGACGACGGGTCGCTGAACATGATTCCGTTCCAATTCGAGCTGGAGTTCATCTGGTACAACAAGGCCCTGCTGCAGAAGGCGGGCGTTTCCGTCCCGAAGTCCCTCGATGACATCCCGGCCATGTGCACCGCCCTGCGCAGTGCCGGCATCACCCCCATCGCCATTGACGGGCAGGACCAATGGCCGCTGGAGCGGTACGTCGCCTACCAGCCGTTCCGTGAAGCCGGGCCGGATTTCGTTCAAAAGCTCAAAAAGGGCGAAGCGAAGTTCTCTGACCCCGCAGGCCAGAAGACTGTCGAATGGCTGGCTTCGCTTGGCAAGGCCAAGTGCTTCCAGGACGGATTCTCCTCACAGGGCTACTCCGACGCCCAGAACCAGTTCACAGCCGGCCAGGCAGCGATGTACAACATCGGCACCTGGGAGCTGCCAAGCCTGGCAACTGACAAGCTGAATCCTGCGGTGCGTGATGACATCGACTTCTTCACCCTGCCGACGACTGAAGGATCCGTCACGGCGGCCAACGAGTTCGTCTCCCCGTCCGGCATTGGAATGGCCGTCAACTCCAAGACGTACGACCCGCTCGTGAGCGACTTCCTGAAGTTCGCCCTGACGAAGTACCCAGCCGAATACGCGGCCACTGGTGCGCTTTCGCCCACTACAAACGTAGAGACGACCGTACCGGCCAACGCCACGCCCTTGTACAAGAAGGCCCTGGAGAAGGCCAAGGACCTCGGCGGCAAACAGGCCATGCCGTGGGACACCCAGCTCGATCCGACAACCAACGGCAGGCTGCAGCAGGAGCTGGTGCTCCTCGTTCAGGGCAACATCACGCCCGAACAGTTCACCAGGACCATGGACAGCACCATCGCACAGAACGCCCCGAAGTTCTTCAAGTAA
- a CDS encoding carbohydrate ABC transporter permease, giving the protein MLPNRSRLSILVFLLPPLLLYGVAVLFPIMQSLFLSFFSWNGISDMEFVGLANYVRMLTGDDIFWRSFFNAVGYLAICLVLQLGGALLVASLLTSMRRGRELIKTLYLLPAVISTVAIAFLFVRIYSIEPVGLLNQLLHWIGLGALERPWLSDINSVLVAVSAPEGWRFTGLYMLIIYAALLSVPQELEEAARLDGASRWQLFTKIRFPHIMPVWITTTIMATTYGLRGFDIPYLMTNGGPGQSSELLTTYMYKTAFTSTDFGYASTIAVFIVVECLVAVGLILFMLKRKADA; this is encoded by the coding sequence ATGCTCCCCAACAGGTCACGACTCTCTATCCTGGTCTTCCTGCTCCCACCCCTGCTGCTTTACGGCGTCGCAGTCCTGTTCCCCATCATGCAGTCGCTATTCCTCAGCTTCTTTTCGTGGAACGGCATCAGCGACATGGAGTTCGTGGGGCTCGCCAACTACGTACGGATGCTTACCGGAGACGATATCTTCTGGCGCTCCTTCTTCAACGCCGTCGGCTATCTCGCCATCTGCCTGGTTCTGCAGCTCGGCGGCGCCCTGCTCGTCGCCAGCCTCCTTACCTCCATGCGACGCGGCCGCGAGCTGATTAAAACCCTCTACCTCCTGCCAGCGGTGATCTCCACGGTGGCCATCGCCTTCCTCTTCGTCCGCATCTACTCGATCGAGCCGGTGGGCCTTCTCAACCAGCTCCTGCACTGGATCGGCCTCGGCGCCCTTGAACGCCCCTGGCTCTCGGACATCAACAGCGTCCTCGTCGCAGTATCGGCCCCCGAAGGGTGGCGGTTCACCGGCCTTTATATGCTCATCATCTATGCGGCGTTGCTGTCTGTCCCGCAGGAACTGGAGGAAGCCGCCCGCCTCGACGGCGCCTCGCGGTGGCAGCTGTTCACCAAGATCCGCTTCCCCCACATCATGCCCGTCTGGATCACCACCACGATCATGGCAACAACCTATGGCCTGCGCGGATTCGACATCCCGTACCTCATGACGAACGGCGGCCCCGGACAGTCCTCGGAGCTGCTGACCACCTACATGTACAAGACGGCATTCACGAGCACCGACTTCGGATACGCCAGTACCATCGCCGTCTTCATCGTCGTCGAGTGCTTGGTCGCCGTAGGACTCATCCTCTTCATGCTCAAACGAAAGGCGGACGCATGA
- a CDS encoding carbohydrate ABC transporter permease, which produces MIAQTAPATRPIAAQSDSPPPFRRRRKPNLHSTLSRVIIALIVIVQVYPLAWLFITSLRTEHDFATGDPFALPKAITFDNYARAFETGNLGMNILNSFIVTMGANLLIVLLGMMAAYALQVLGFRYSKFVRSLFLIGIIVPVQIALVPLFIDYSTINLLDTYPSMIIPLAGFALPMSIYLFSSFFEYIPRETYEAASLDGAGPYRIFGLITLPLSVNTVVTVVLVNSIFIWNDFIFANTFVLSEELKTIPLGLQNYIGAMGKTDWTATFAAVCVTITPLLLVFLVLNKAMIQGLGSGATKG; this is translated from the coding sequence ATGATCGCGCAAACAGCTCCGGCTACAAGGCCCATTGCAGCCCAGTCAGATAGCCCGCCTCCGTTCCGCAGGAGGCGCAAGCCCAACCTCCACAGCACACTGTCTAGGGTAATCATTGCCCTCATCGTCATCGTTCAGGTCTACCCACTGGCCTGGCTTTTCATCACCAGCCTGCGCACGGAACACGACTTCGCGACCGGCGACCCTTTCGCACTCCCCAAGGCGATCACTTTCGACAACTACGCCCGCGCCTTCGAGACGGGCAACCTCGGAATGAACATCCTCAACAGTTTCATCGTGACGATGGGCGCCAACCTCCTGATTGTGCTCCTGGGCATGATGGCCGCCTACGCTCTACAGGTCCTCGGCTTCCGCTACAGCAAGTTCGTCCGCAGCCTTTTCCTGATCGGCATCATCGTGCCTGTGCAAATCGCGCTCGTACCGCTCTTCATCGACTACTCGACCATCAACCTGCTTGATACCTACCCGTCGATGATCATCCCGCTGGCCGGCTTCGCCCTTCCGATGTCGATCTACCTGTTCTCCTCGTTCTTTGAGTACATCCCCCGGGAAACCTACGAAGCCGCCTCTCTTGACGGAGCAGGGCCCTACCGCATCTTCGGACTGATCACTCTCCCCCTCTCGGTAAATACTGTCGTGACGGTGGTGCTCGTTAACAGCATCTTCATCTGGAACGACTTCATTTTCGCCAATACCTTCGTCCTCTCGGAGGAACTGAAGACCATCCCGCTGGGCCTGCAGAACTACATCGGCGCCATGGGCAAGACCGACTGGACAGCCACGTTCGCCGCCGTCTGCGTCACCATCACGCCCCTGCTGCTGGTCTTCCTGGTGCTCAACAAGGCAATGATCCAAGGCCTGGGGAGCGGGGCGACCAAGGGATGA
- a CDS encoding LacI family DNA-binding transcriptional regulator, producing MISQENSPGTPSGAAAPLQQSQRAQPVTLRQVAEAAGVSTATVSLVVNKKKAARISDETRKRVRDAIRDLGYRPNAMAQTLVSGSSRFIGLVADAIATTPFAGQIIHGAQDEAWKHGYALLIANTEGNHELETDAIAMMLEYKVRGILYSTWFHRATDLPASLRESDFVLVNCFSEEAGTRAVVPDEIQGGRSATEILLKHGHRRIAFINATLPAPAKDGRLQGYKEALEAEGIPFDESLVLEAYPDQEGGYGATEALLKREVTAVYCYNDRMAMGLYDGLREHGLSIPDDLAVVGFDNQEVIAAHLRPPLSTVSLPHYELGAAGVRMLLGLEEPPASGPAKIHCPTVERKSVRVLTPA from the coding sequence ATGATTTCGCAGGAGAACAGTCCGGGCACGCCATCGGGTGCGGCTGCCCCCTTGCAACAGAGCCAGCGCGCCCAACCCGTCACCCTGCGTCAAGTAGCCGAGGCCGCGGGCGTCTCCACAGCCACCGTCTCTCTGGTCGTCAACAAGAAAAAGGCTGCCCGGATTTCCGACGAGACCCGCAAGCGGGTCCGGGACGCGATCCGGGATCTGGGCTACCGGCCAAATGCCATGGCGCAAACACTGGTCAGCGGGAGTTCCCGGTTCATCGGCCTCGTCGCCGACGCCATCGCCACCACCCCGTTCGCCGGCCAGATCATCCACGGCGCCCAGGATGAGGCCTGGAAGCATGGCTACGCCCTTCTCATCGCCAACACCGAAGGCAACCATGAGCTGGAGACGGACGCCATTGCCATGATGCTTGAATACAAGGTCCGCGGCATCCTCTACTCGACCTGGTTCCACCGAGCCACCGACCTGCCGGCCTCCCTCCGGGAGTCGGACTTTGTCCTCGTCAACTGCTTTTCTGAGGAAGCGGGCACCCGGGCTGTCGTCCCAGACGAAATACAAGGCGGCCGTTCAGCCACAGAGATCCTGCTGAAGCACGGCCACCGCCGGATCGCCTTCATCAACGCCACCCTCCCCGCCCCGGCGAAGGATGGACGACTCCAGGGCTACAAGGAAGCGCTGGAAGCGGAAGGCATCCCCTTCGACGAGAGCCTTGTCCTTGAAGCCTATCCGGACCAGGAAGGCGGGTACGGAGCGACCGAGGCACTCCTCAAGCGCGAGGTCACAGCCGTGTATTGCTACAACGACCGAATGGCGATGGGGCTATACGACGGGCTGCGAGAGCACGGCCTCTCCATCCCTGACGACTTAGCAGTGGTGGGATTCGACAACCAAGAAGTCATAGCCGCCCACCTCCGGCCCCCACTTTCCACCGTGTCCCTCCCCCACTACGAACTGGGCGCAGCCGGAGTAAGGATGCTGCTCGGCCTTGAAGAACCGCCGGCCAGTGGCCCGGCAAAAATCCACTGTCCTACCGTGGAACGAAAGTCGGTACGGGTACTGACCCCCGCCTAG
- a CDS encoding helix-turn-helix domain-containing protein encodes MDVTTTALATAIGGRVKQQRRSKGWTLDQLAEAAGVSRRMVVNVEQGAANPSVGTLLRISDALGVGLPALVELPRPRPVTVTRNGGGAALWSSKSGGLGVLVAGTESPDVVELWDWTLGAGDHHVSEAHSRGTKELLQVQQGTVTVVVADESFILESGDAVSFPGDVGHSYANPGTEPARFSLAVFEPGVGSGHRSEATDA; translated from the coding sequence ATGGATGTAACTACAACGGCTTTGGCAACGGCGATTGGTGGAAGGGTCAAGCAGCAGCGGCGGTCGAAGGGCTGGACACTTGATCAGCTGGCAGAAGCTGCGGGGGTGAGCCGCCGGATGGTGGTCAATGTCGAGCAGGGCGCTGCGAATCCCAGCGTCGGTACCTTGCTGAGGATCAGTGACGCGCTGGGTGTTGGACTGCCGGCGTTGGTCGAGTTGCCTCGGCCCAGGCCTGTGACGGTCACCCGGAATGGTGGGGGTGCGGCCTTGTGGAGCTCTAAGTCAGGTGGCCTGGGTGTGCTGGTGGCCGGGACTGAGTCGCCGGATGTCGTTGAGCTCTGGGATTGGACATTGGGTGCTGGGGACCATCACGTGAGCGAGGCCCATTCGCGGGGTACGAAGGAGCTGCTCCAGGTCCAGCAGGGAACCGTCACGGTTGTGGTGGCCGACGAGTCGTTCATCCTCGAGTCTGGTGATGCTGTTTCGTTCCCTGGTGATGTTGGGCACTCATACGCCAATCCGGGCACGGAACCGGCAAGGTTCTCCTTGGCGGTCTTTGAGCCTGGTGTGGGATCGGGACACCGCTCGGAGGCAACTGATGCGTGA
- a CDS encoding B3/B4 domain-containing protein codes for MRELGMIQEFLDGARVEPAVFSLRPDYRAVLLAVDGLVPGPSDDASEMLLHAAETSAREALEIREVEDLPRVASWREAYKSFGAKPQRTRNSLESLLRRAGSGLPRVNRLTDIYNAISVLHQVPLGGEDLTGYTGAPRLIRATGREPFDTVAGGAGVIEHPEPGEVAWCDDAGVTCRRWSWRQGRRTQLRADTTTALFIIDALEPMTDGALHAATEDLTAHLARLGPDVRIAGRLIAANSFNEGN; via the coding sequence ATGCGTGAGCTGGGGATGATTCAGGAATTCCTGGACGGCGCCCGGGTTGAGCCAGCAGTGTTCTCGCTGCGGCCGGATTACCGTGCCGTCCTGCTGGCGGTGGACGGGCTGGTCCCGGGCCCAAGCGACGATGCCAGTGAAATGCTGTTGCACGCAGCGGAGACTTCGGCCCGTGAAGCGCTGGAGATCCGGGAGGTGGAGGACCTTCCCCGTGTGGCGTCGTGGCGCGAGGCCTACAAGTCGTTCGGAGCAAAGCCGCAGCGCACGCGCAACAGCCTTGAATCGCTGCTGCGCCGTGCGGGGTCCGGCCTCCCCCGGGTGAACCGGCTTACTGACATTTACAATGCAATCTCGGTTCTGCACCAGGTCCCGCTGGGCGGCGAGGACCTGACCGGCTACACCGGTGCACCGCGGCTTATCCGGGCCACCGGCAGGGAGCCTTTCGACACTGTCGCGGGCGGCGCCGGGGTGATCGAGCACCCGGAACCTGGCGAGGTGGCCTGGTGCGACGATGCCGGTGTGACCTGCCGGCGCTGGAGCTGGCGCCAGGGACGGCGCACCCAGCTCCGCGCGGACACCACCACAGCCCTGTTCATCATCGACGCGCTTGAGCCAATGACTGACGGGGCACTTCATGCCGCAACTGAAGACCTGACCGCCCATCTGGCGCGGCTCGGTCCCGACGTCAGGATCGCAGGCCGGCTGATAGCCGCCAATTCGTTCAACGAAGGAAACTGA
- a CDS encoding EamA family transporter produces MTRGASINARVPAWGLAVTAMLSVQLGSALSVDLIDAVGPAGTALLRLSLGAVILLAIARPPLRTVRWHDVPALLGLGVTTGLVTIGFLAAIEHIPLGTAVAIEFLGPLTVAAIRSHSRRALIWPAVALLGVVLLTQPWQGGFDPTGVGFTALAAIGWAAYILLTQRIGDRFTGIGALSLTVPIAAVTAAVVGIPQAAGHLTPAILAAAAGLAILLPVLPFALEMLALRRMTPTAFGTLMALEPALGVLLGLLIMHQQPSAIQVLGILLVVLAGAAAQRGGRRRPRSTEQMGSPAQLDLVG; encoded by the coding sequence ATGACCAGAGGCGCCTCCATCAATGCCCGGGTCCCCGCGTGGGGGCTGGCCGTGACGGCGATGCTGTCGGTCCAACTGGGCTCAGCCCTGTCGGTCGATCTGATTGATGCCGTCGGCCCGGCCGGAACCGCATTGCTGAGACTCAGCCTGGGAGCGGTCATCCTCCTGGCGATAGCCCGCCCGCCGCTGCGCACTGTCCGCTGGCACGACGTCCCGGCACTGCTCGGCCTCGGCGTAACTACCGGTCTGGTGACCATCGGGTTCCTCGCCGCGATCGAGCACATCCCGCTCGGAACCGCCGTCGCAATTGAATTCCTCGGCCCGCTGACGGTGGCCGCCATCCGCAGCCACAGCCGAAGGGCGCTCATCTGGCCAGCCGTGGCGCTGCTCGGGGTCGTTCTTCTCACCCAGCCCTGGCAGGGCGGATTCGACCCCACCGGTGTAGGGTTCACGGCGCTTGCTGCTATCGGGTGGGCCGCCTATATTTTGCTCACCCAGCGGATCGGTGATCGCTTCACCGGGATCGGAGCACTCTCACTCACTGTCCCCATCGCCGCCGTGACGGCAGCGGTTGTCGGCATACCGCAGGCCGCCGGCCACCTCACCCCTGCGATCCTGGCCGCCGCGGCGGGTCTGGCCATTCTTCTGCCCGTGCTGCCGTTCGCGCTGGAAATGCTCGCCTTGCGCAGGATGACGCCTACCGCGTTCGGAACCCTGATGGCCCTCGAACCGGCCCTCGGCGTCCTCCTCGGACTGCTCATAATGCACCAGCAGCCCTCGGCCATCCAGGTCCTCGGGATCCTGCTCGTCGTCCTCGCCGGAGCCGCCGCGCAACGCGGTGGCCGACGCCGGCCGCGGTCGACCGAACAGATGGGCAGCCCCGCCCAGCTCGACCTCGTTGGCTAA
- a CDS encoding dihydrodipicolinate synthase family protein — MFTGLSAFPLTPLENDAVAEATFVRLIERLAEAKVDSITALGSTGSYAYLSSEERKRVARMAVEHAGGTPVFIGIGALRTSQVLTNAENAEKAGAAGLLLAPMTYQPLTDDDVFELFRTVTAQSSLPVIVYDNPGTTHFTFTTELYGRIAELPGIASIKIPGVPAVPEQAQARVQEIRAAIPEHVTIGVSGDAKAAAGLAAGCHAWYSVMGGTLPALAMEITRAAREGRFPDAVAASKRLSPLWELFTEFGGSIRVVAAIAEHLGLAPQASLPLPIQGLTEDQRERVARVIDALGLHR, encoded by the coding sequence ATGTTCACCGGCTTAAGCGCCTTTCCCCTCACACCACTTGAAAACGATGCAGTAGCTGAGGCAACTTTCGTTCGCCTGATCGAACGGCTCGCGGAGGCTAAGGTCGACTCCATTACGGCGCTTGGATCCACCGGCTCCTACGCGTACCTCAGCAGCGAGGAGCGAAAGCGTGTCGCCCGCATGGCAGTCGAGCACGCCGGCGGAACACCCGTGTTCATCGGGATCGGTGCGTTGCGGACCTCACAGGTCCTCACCAACGCGGAAAACGCCGAGAAAGCCGGAGCCGCCGGTCTTCTGCTCGCACCGATGACGTATCAGCCCCTTACAGATGATGATGTGTTCGAACTTTTCCGGACCGTCACAGCGCAGTCATCGCTGCCCGTCATCGTCTACGACAACCCGGGCACCACCCACTTCACCTTCACCACCGAACTGTACGGACGCATCGCCGAACTGCCCGGAATCGCTTCCATCAAGATCCCCGGCGTACCGGCCGTCCCGGAGCAGGCACAAGCACGGGTCCAGGAAATCAGGGCGGCCATCCCCGAGCACGTGACCATCGGAGTGTCCGGAGACGCCAAGGCCGCCGCCGGCTTGGCCGCCGGATGCCATGCCTGGTACTCGGTCATGGGCGGCACCTTGCCGGCCCTTGCCATGGAAATCACCCGGGCGGCCCGGGAAGGACGGTTCCCGGACGCCGTCGCCGCATCCAAACGGCTTTCCCCGTTGTGGGAACTCTTCACCGAATTCGGCGGGAGCATCCGGGTGGTTGCCGCCATAGCAGAACACCTGGGACTGGCACCCCAGGCCAGCCTGCCGCTTCCCATCCAGGGCTTGACCGAGGACCAGCGTGAACGCGTTGCCAGGGTTATCGATGCACTCGGCCTCCACCGGTAG
- a CDS encoding amylo-alpha-1,6-glucosidase gives MAGWNADTAAGPLGAGTLTLVEGSSFCISLANGDIHPEHPHGVFHEDTRILSRWNLTVNGQPLEPLTAETKEPYRALFIGRVPRSDGYADSPLIVERLREVGTGIVEEVTLRNYSPEPAECVIALSVESDFADLFEVKEARVQRLWEESRLPDGDSLTISAVWQAVRKGVVVRAKGADITPEAVTYRLVVPPHGHWSTLLTVAPTLNGGVPVASFVHPAAGEMSPRDRRRQEWVAKIPKLHMGNHSIEQTLRRSYDDLGALRIEDPDHPERIVVAAGAPWFMTLFGRDSLFASEMALPVDPSLALGTLQTLADRQGSVVDPMSEEEPGKILHEVRLGVSGGLSLGGKSSYYGSVDATPLFVMTLGSVSRWGFAKDTIAALLPHADRALDWIRDYGDKDGDGFVEYERLNPQGLINQGWKDSWDGINFADGTLAEPPIALCEVQAYVYDAYLARAWMAYDAGDASLGAQLTEQAAQLKKRFNEEFWMPDRGYYAIALDGRKRQVDACASNMGQCLWHGIVDEDKAPLVAERLMSPEMFSGWGVRTLASDMGAYNPASYHNGSVWPHDNALIAAGLLRYGFVEEAQRISTALLEAAEYSNGRLPELFCGFSRDQAAEPVPYPTACSPQAWAATTPIMLVTSLMRYDAHISRGGFWMDPVIPESYGDLHITNAPLAGGRITIDIAGSEPSVQGLPEGIAFHRAHRPWLTELVERAGMRTED, from the coding sequence ATGGCTGGATGGAACGCCGACACGGCCGCCGGGCCGCTAGGGGCGGGGACTCTCACCTTGGTGGAAGGTTCATCCTTCTGTATTTCCCTGGCGAACGGGGACATCCATCCGGAACATCCGCACGGGGTTTTCCATGAGGACACGCGCATCCTGTCACGCTGGAACCTGACCGTGAACGGGCAGCCGCTGGAGCCCCTGACGGCGGAGACGAAGGAGCCTTATCGGGCCCTGTTTATTGGCCGCGTTCCCCGCTCGGACGGGTACGCGGACAGTCCATTGATCGTGGAGCGCCTGCGCGAAGTCGGGACGGGAATCGTAGAGGAGGTCACCCTTCGGAACTACTCCCCGGAACCAGCCGAATGCGTGATCGCCCTCAGCGTCGAATCGGACTTCGCGGACCTCTTTGAGGTAAAGGAGGCACGCGTCCAGCGGCTCTGGGAAGAATCCCGCCTGCCGGACGGGGATTCGCTGACTATCAGCGCCGTCTGGCAGGCGGTCCGGAAGGGCGTCGTCGTCAGGGCAAAGGGCGCCGATATCACACCGGAGGCTGTGACGTACCGGCTGGTTGTCCCGCCGCACGGACACTGGAGCACCCTGTTGACCGTGGCGCCCACCCTAAATGGCGGAGTACCGGTGGCATCATTCGTCCATCCGGCTGCGGGAGAAATGTCTCCGCGCGACCGCCGCCGCCAGGAGTGGGTGGCCAAGATTCCGAAGCTGCATATGGGCAACCATTCCATCGAACAGACCCTTCGGCGCAGCTACGACGACCTGGGCGCGCTCCGCATCGAGGACCCCGACCATCCAGAGCGGATCGTCGTGGCCGCCGGCGCGCCCTGGTTCATGACCCTCTTCGGCCGGGACTCGCTCTTTGCCTCGGAAATGGCGCTGCCGGTGGACCCGTCGCTGGCCCTTGGAACGCTGCAGACGCTCGCTGATCGCCAGGGCAGTGTGGTGGATCCGATGAGCGAGGAGGAACCGGGCAAGATCCTGCACGAGGTCAGGCTCGGTGTCTCGGGCGGGTTGTCCCTGGGCGGTAAGTCCTCCTACTACGGCAGCGTCGACGCCACGCCGCTGTTCGTGATGACGCTGGGATCGGTCAGCCGCTGGGGCTTTGCCAAGGACACCATCGCCGCCCTTCTGCCCCACGCCGACCGGGCTCTGGACTGGATCCGGGACTATGGCGACAAGGACGGTGACGGGTTCGTCGAGTATGAGCGCCTTAACCCACAGGGGCTCATCAACCAGGGCTGGAAGGACTCCTGGGACGGCATCAACTTCGCGGACGGGACACTGGCTGAACCACCGATCGCACTCTGCGAAGTCCAGGCTTACGTCTATGACGCGTATCTGGCCCGCGCATGGATGGCGTACGACGCCGGAGACGCGTCCTTGGGTGCCCAGCTCACCGAGCAAGCGGCCCAGTTGAAAAAGCGCTTCAACGAAGAGTTCTGGATGCCTGACCGCGGCTACTACGCCATCGCCTTGGACGGCAGGAAGCGGCAGGTCGACGCGTGTGCATCCAACATGGGGCAGTGCCTCTGGCATGGCATTGTCGATGAGGATAAGGCACCGCTGGTGGCCGAACGGCTCATGTCCCCCGAGATGTTCAGCGGGTGGGGCGTGCGGACCCTCGCCAGCGACATGGGCGCCTACAATCCGGCCAGCTACCACAACGGTTCCGTCTGGCCGCATGACAATGCGCTCATCGCGGCAGGCCTGTTGCGCTACGGCTTTGTGGAGGAGGCGCAACGGATCTCCACGGCCCTGCTGGAGGCGGCCGAATACAGCAACGGGCGGCTCCCGGAGCTGTTCTGCGGCTTCAGCCGGGACCAAGCCGCAGAGCCCGTGCCGTATCCGACGGCCTGCTCCCCGCAGGCGTGGGCGGCGACCACACCGATCATGCTGGTGACCAGCCTGATGCGGTACGACGCCCATATTTCCCGTGGCGGCTTCTGGATGGATCCGGTAATCCCGGAATCCTACGGCGACCTGCACATCACCAACGCGCCGCTGGCTGGAGGACGGATCACCATCGACATTGCCGGTTCCGAACCTTCCGTGCAGGGGCTGCCCGAAGGAATAGCTTTCCACCGTGCGCACCGACCCTGGCTGACAGAATTAGTGGAACGGGCGGGAATGAGGACTGAGGACTAG